From the genome of Halomonas sp. I5-271120, one region includes:
- a CDS encoding IclR family transcriptional regulator C-terminal domain-containing protein, which yields MQEDMISPDDRDFVTALASGMEVILAFDDTTPRMTLSEVASKTGMNRARARRFLLTLHALGYVRKQQRHFELAPKVLNLGYAFLSANNYRSVIQQILEDITTECGESSSLGVLDGEDVTYVARSSSRHRLMAITLSVGTRLPAAHTSMGRVLLAQLPDADLDAFLMQVALEPHTDKSITDKAELKRRILDVRKQGYAIADQELDSGLRSVAVPAFDANDRLLGAINISTNAARIDYDTLIRQYLPLLQEKARQISASVS from the coding sequence ATGCAGGAAGACATGATAAGTCCGGATGACCGCGACTTCGTCACGGCACTGGCTAGCGGAATGGAGGTGATCCTGGCCTTCGATGACACCACCCCTCGCATGACCCTGAGCGAGGTGGCCAGCAAGACGGGAATGAACCGGGCTCGGGCCCGGCGCTTTCTTTTAACGCTCCATGCATTGGGCTATGTCCGCAAGCAGCAGCGCCACTTCGAGCTAGCCCCCAAGGTACTGAACCTCGGCTATGCGTTTCTTTCCGCCAACAACTATCGCAGCGTGATCCAGCAGATTCTCGAGGACATCACCACCGAGTGCGGCGAATCCTCATCGCTGGGCGTGCTGGACGGCGAAGATGTCACCTATGTGGCCCGCTCCTCGTCAAGGCACCGGCTCATGGCCATCACGCTCTCGGTGGGCACGCGCCTGCCCGCGGCCCATACCTCCATGGGACGGGTGCTACTGGCCCAGTTGCCGGATGCCGATCTTGACGCCTTTCTGATGCAGGTGGCTCTCGAACCGCACACCGACAAGTCGATCACCGATAAGGCCGAACTCAAGCGCCGCATCCTCGACGTGCGCAAGCAGGGTTACGCGATCGCCGACCAGGAACTCGACTCCGGGTTGCGCTCGGTGGCCGTGCCGGCCTTCGATGCCAACGACAGACTGCTGGGCGCAATCAACATCAGTACCAATGCAGCCCGCATCGACTATGACACTCTGATCCGCCAGTACCTGCCACTGCTGCAGGAAAAGGCCCGACAGATAAGCGCCAGCGTCAGTTGA
- a CDS encoding alpha/beta fold hydrolase, protein MAFLNIHGRSVAYRLLGSEANPLVMLAHPLGMSQAVWDDILPVLLPRYRVLTWDLPGHGASQAWGEGPITPGDLAGEALALAEHAGADRFHFAGTSIGGVVGQSLIEYHAQRLLSATLTNTGAVIGNAELWNTRASRVRQEGLAVMSEEIVPRWFAPACFESEPALKDGWCTQMGRGDDDSYAKLCEMLGRDVFTGKLSGKGVKVQLFGGSEDMATPPATLKALAVELDGALLEILEGVGHVPSVEVPAQFAERLIAVIQAA, encoded by the coding sequence ATGGCATTTCTAAACATCCACGGCCGCAGCGTGGCTTATCGGCTGTTAGGTTCTGAGGCCAATCCCCTAGTGATGTTGGCCCATCCTCTGGGCATGAGCCAGGCGGTGTGGGACGACATCCTACCGGTGTTGCTGCCACGCTACCGGGTGCTGACCTGGGACTTGCCTGGCCATGGCGCCAGTCAGGCTTGGGGCGAGGGGCCGATTACTCCGGGCGACCTGGCGGGCGAGGCATTGGCACTGGCTGAGCATGCCGGTGCCGATCGCTTCCACTTCGCCGGGACTTCCATCGGTGGTGTGGTGGGCCAGTCCCTAATCGAGTACCACGCCCAGCGCTTGCTTTCGGCGACGTTGACCAATACCGGTGCGGTGATTGGTAACGCCGAGCTGTGGAATACCCGTGCCAGTCGCGTGCGTCAGGAAGGCTTAGCGGTAATGTCCGAGGAAATCGTACCGCGTTGGTTCGCCCCGGCCTGCTTCGAGTCCGAGCCGGCACTCAAGGACGGCTGGTGCACCCAGATGGGCCGCGGCGACGACGATTCCTACGCCAAGCTTTGCGAGATGCTGGGCCGCGACGTCTTCACCGGCAAGCTATCTGGGAAGGGTGTGAAGGTTCAGCTATTCGGCGGCAGCGAGGACATGGCGACCCCGCCGGCGACCCTCAAGGCCCTGGCCGTCGAGCTCGACGGCGCGCTGTTGGAAATCCTCGAGGGAGTGGGCCATGTGCCTTCCGTAGAGGTGCCGGCGCAGTTTGCCGAAAGGCTGATTGCTGTGATCCAGGCGGCGTAG
- a CDS encoding 3-keto-5-aminohexanoate cleavage protein: MSNPCIICVAITGSLPRKENNPAVPVTIEEQIESTQAAFEAGASIVHCHVRNDDQSPTSAPEKFARLMEGLKKHCPGMIIQLSTGGRSGAGEERGAMLPLKPDMASLAVGSNNFPTRVYENSPQLVEWLAGEMLKYDIKPEIEAFDLSHIHQAVSLSKQGKLKAPLYVQFVMGVKNAMPVDKPTFDFYVETLHRLAPDAHWCGAGIGANQLLLNEWSIAAGGHTRTGLEDNMRLDRDSLAPSNAALVERTVALCEQYERPVATWQQAREILGLRMA, translated from the coding sequence ATGTCCAATCCCTGTATCATCTGCGTTGCCATCACCGGCAGCCTGCCGCGCAAGGAAAACAATCCTGCCGTTCCTGTCACCATCGAGGAGCAGATCGAGAGCACCCAGGCGGCCTTCGAGGCTGGGGCCAGCATCGTCCATTGCCATGTGCGCAATGACGACCAATCGCCGACCTCAGCCCCCGAGAAGTTCGCCAGATTGATGGAAGGCCTCAAGAAGCACTGCCCGGGGATGATCATCCAGCTCTCCACCGGCGGGCGCTCTGGGGCTGGCGAGGAGCGTGGCGCCATGCTGCCACTGAAGCCTGACATGGCAAGCCTCGCAGTGGGTTCCAATAATTTCCCCACCCGGGTCTACGAGAATTCCCCGCAGTTGGTGGAGTGGCTTGCCGGCGAGATGCTGAAGTACGACATCAAACCCGAGATCGAGGCATTCGACCTGTCGCATATCCATCAGGCGGTGAGCCTCTCCAAGCAGGGCAAGCTCAAGGCCCCGCTCTATGTCCAGTTTGTGATGGGGGTCAAGAACGCCATGCCAGTGGACAAGCCGACCTTTGATTTCTATGTGGAAACGTTGCACCGGCTCGCTCCGGACGCTCACTGGTGTGGTGCCGGCATCGGCGCCAACCAGCTGCTGCTCAACGAGTGGTCGATCGCTGCGGGCGGGCACACTCGCACGGGTCTCGAGGACAACATGCGTCTCGATCGTGACTCCCTGGCACCCTCCAATGCAGCGCTGGTCGAGCGTACTGTGGCACTTTGCGAGCAATATGAGCGTCCTGTGGCCACCTGGCAGCAGGCCCGAGAGATCCTCGGTCTTAGAATGGCCTGA
- a CDS encoding CoA-transferase subunit beta, protein MEYTSAEMMSVTAARALENGMTCFVGIGLPSEAANLARLTHAPDVVLIYESGTLQTKPDVLPLSIGDGELCESALTTVAVPEMFRYWLQGGKVDVGFLGTAQIDRFANLNTTLIGDYQAPKVRLPGGGGAPEIATNAGEVFITLKHSKRAFVKDVDFVTTLGFGRDGKGRDGVPNIGKGPTRLITDLCVMKPDPETKELTVVSLHPGVSREDVIEATGWEIRFSGELESTPEPSELELKILRELKDRTERQHAGE, encoded by the coding sequence ATCGAATACACCTCGGCCGAGATGATGAGCGTCACCGCCGCCCGGGCACTCGAAAACGGCATGACCTGCTTCGTCGGCATCGGCCTGCCCTCCGAGGCCGCCAACCTGGCCCGCCTGACCCATGCCCCCGACGTGGTGCTGATCTACGAGTCCGGCACCCTGCAAACCAAGCCCGACGTGCTGCCGCTCTCGATCGGTGACGGCGAACTGTGCGAGTCGGCCCTGACCACCGTCGCGGTGCCGGAGATGTTCCGCTACTGGTTGCAGGGCGGCAAGGTCGACGTGGGCTTCCTGGGTACCGCGCAGATCGACCGCTTCGCCAACCTTAATACCACCCTGATCGGCGACTACCAGGCACCCAAGGTGCGCCTGCCGGGCGGCGGCGGGGCGCCGGAGATCGCCACCAACGCGGGCGAGGTCTTCATCACCCTGAAGCACTCCAAGCGAGCCTTCGTGAAGGACGTGGACTTCGTCACCACCCTGGGCTTCGGTCGCGACGGCAAGGGCCGCGACGGCGTGCCGAACATCGGCAAGGGGCCCACTCGCCTCATTACCGATCTCTGCGTGATGAAACCCGATCCTGAGACCAAGGAGCTCACGGTGGTGTCGCTGCATCCAGGCGTGAGCCGCGAGGATGTGATTGAGGCCACCGGCTGGGAGATCCGCTTCAGCGGCGAGCTTGAGAGCACCCCAGAGCCCTCCGAGCTTGAGCTTAAGATCCTGCGCGAGCTGAAGGACAGAACCGAACGCCAGCACGCCGGCGAGTAA
- a CDS encoding CoA transferase subunit A: MAEFLSLHDAVAQYVEDGATVAMEGFTHLIPFAAGHEVIRQKKRDLILIRMTPDLIYDQLIGAGCARKVIFSWGGNPGVGSLHRLRDAVENGWPHRIEILEHSHAAMACAFEAGAAGLPLAVLRGYVGSELPNVNDQIKFIDCPFTGERLAAVPAVRPDVSIVHAQKADRKGNVLVEGIVGVQKEAVLAAKKSIVTVEEIVEDLTAESGYHPNTCIIPGWAIDAIAVAEKGALPSYAHGYYPRHNRFYKEWDAIARDRDTFTKWLDENVFNAAGVSA; this comes from the coding sequence ATGGCCGAGTTTCTCAGCCTGCATGACGCGGTCGCGCAATACGTCGAGGACGGCGCTACCGTGGCCATGGAAGGCTTTACCCATCTGATTCCCTTTGCCGCGGGTCACGAGGTGATCCGTCAGAAGAAACGTGACCTGATCCTGATACGGATGACTCCTGACCTGATCTACGATCAGTTGATCGGCGCGGGGTGCGCGCGGAAGGTGATCTTCTCCTGGGGGGGCAATCCCGGCGTGGGTTCACTGCACCGCCTGCGTGATGCAGTGGAGAACGGCTGGCCTCACCGGATAGAGATCCTCGAGCACAGCCATGCGGCCATGGCCTGTGCCTTCGAGGCCGGCGCCGCTGGCCTGCCGCTGGCGGTGCTGCGCGGCTATGTGGGCAGCGAGCTGCCCAACGTCAACGATCAGATCAAGTTCATCGACTGTCCGTTTACCGGCGAGCGCCTGGCGGCGGTGCCGGCGGTGCGTCCGGATGTCTCCATCGTCCACGCTCAGAAGGCCGACCGGAAGGGCAACGTGCTGGTGGAGGGCATCGTCGGTGTGCAGAAGGAGGCCGTGCTGGCAGCGAAGAAGAGCATCGTCACCGTCGAGGAGATCGTCGAGGACCTGACCGCTGAATCGGGCTACCACCCCAACACCTGCATCATCCCGGGCTGGGCCATCGATGCCATTGCCGTAGCCGAGAAGGGCGCGCTGCCTTCCTATGCCCACGGCTACTACCCGCGCCACAACCGCTTCTACAAGGAGTGGGACGCCATCGCCCGCGACCGCGACACCTTCACGAAGTGGCTCGACGAGAACGTCTTCAACGCAGCAGGGGTATCCGCATGA
- a CDS encoding LysR family transcriptional regulator yields MLNQRALAYLCEVVRRGSFRRAADHLNIDVSVVSRQVKALEESLDVALLHRHSSGVQVTESGQFLVDHFQGQVSAEKVVLSKLQELQGLVSGQVSIAVGEGFIADLVSEPLESFMTAYPGIELDVTMAGMDEAIDLVIQGHVDFALLYAPPVDAQLICHVETRHPLDLIVPAGHPLMALKRQVLLQDIERYPLGLMNNPFGMRHLVNAVAHQERIPLQARLHTNSVAVLRNFVVSGIGVTFMPQLTVIDALDNAEIGILEMAHPALNGATAQIVSRQGRELTVSAEACLQHLQRGMRFFNSDAPRLLS; encoded by the coding sequence ATGTTGAATCAGCGCGCATTGGCGTATCTATGTGAAGTAGTGCGTAGAGGGTCATTTCGACGAGCAGCAGATCATCTGAATATAGATGTGTCTGTGGTCAGTCGTCAGGTAAAAGCACTTGAAGAATCTCTGGACGTGGCCTTGCTTCATCGCCACTCATCTGGTGTCCAGGTGACAGAATCAGGTCAGTTTCTGGTTGATCATTTTCAAGGCCAAGTGTCTGCCGAGAAGGTAGTGCTATCGAAACTTCAGGAGCTACAGGGTTTAGTCAGTGGGCAGGTCAGCATCGCGGTGGGAGAAGGCTTCATCGCTGACCTGGTTTCCGAGCCGTTGGAGTCCTTCATGACGGCTTATCCAGGTATTGAACTCGACGTCACCATGGCGGGAATGGATGAGGCCATAGACCTGGTCATCCAGGGGCATGTGGATTTTGCCTTGCTTTACGCCCCGCCCGTTGACGCACAACTGATATGCCACGTTGAAACCAGGCATCCCCTTGACCTGATCGTTCCCGCTGGCCATCCGCTGATGGCATTGAAACGGCAAGTATTACTGCAAGACATTGAAAGATATCCGCTGGGGCTGATGAACAACCCGTTTGGTATGCGTCATCTTGTCAATGCGGTTGCTCATCAAGAGCGCATTCCCTTACAGGCGCGGCTTCACACCAATTCGGTGGCGGTACTCAGGAATTTTGTGGTGTCAGGGATCGGTGTCACCTTCATGCCGCAGCTTACCGTCATTGACGCACTCGATAATGCAGAGATCGGCATTCTGGAAATGGCGCACCCGGCTCTTAATGGTGCTACGGCTCAGATTGTCAGCCGCCAGGGCCGCGAGCTAACGGTATCGGCGGAAGCATGTCTTCAGCATTTGCAGCGAGGTATGCGCTTTTTTAACAGCGATGCACCGCGGCTGTTGTCGTAA
- the pcaF gene encoding 3-oxoadipyl-CoA thiolase has protein sequence MSDVFLCHPRRSAVGRFGGTLASVRPDDLAASIFKAVLAEAPGLDPAAIDDVFMGCANQAGEDNRSVARMSLLLAGLPTSVPGTTLNRLCGSGMDAVGTAFRAIKAGEMELALAGGVESMSRAPYVMGKADGAFSRGQQIEDTTIGWRFINPLMKQAYGVDSMPVTAENVAEQFAIARADQDAFALRSQQKAAAAQQAGRFAEEITAIEIPRRKQTPLIFDQDEHLRETSLEKLASLSTPFRDGGSVTAGNASGVNDGAAAMLVASAAAVEQHGLTPMAKILGMATAGVEPRIMGYGPVPAVKKLLERTGVSLDEIDVIELNEAFAAQALACMRDLGLKDDDPRVNPNGGAIALGHPLGMSGARLMLTAAHELQKTGKRYALCTMCVGVGQGIATLIERA, from the coding sequence ATGAGCGACGTATTCCTTTGTCATCCGCGGCGCAGCGCCGTGGGCCGCTTCGGTGGCACGCTGGCAAGCGTACGCCCCGACGATCTTGCCGCCAGCATCTTCAAGGCGGTACTGGCCGAGGCCCCCGGTCTCGATCCAGCGGCCATCGATGATGTCTTCATGGGCTGCGCCAACCAGGCCGGCGAGGACAATCGCAGCGTGGCGCGTATGTCGCTGTTGCTGGCTGGCCTGCCAACTTCCGTGCCCGGCACCACCCTGAACCGCCTGTGCGGCTCCGGCATGGATGCGGTGGGCACCGCCTTCCGTGCCATCAAGGCCGGCGAGATGGAGCTGGCGCTGGCCGGCGGCGTGGAGTCGATGTCCCGGGCGCCCTACGTAATGGGCAAGGCCGACGGCGCCTTCTCACGCGGCCAGCAGATCGAGGACACCACCATCGGTTGGCGCTTCATCAACCCGCTGATGAAGCAGGCCTATGGCGTTGACTCGATGCCCGTGACCGCCGAGAACGTGGCCGAGCAGTTCGCCATTGCACGCGCGGACCAGGACGCCTTCGCCCTGCGCTCCCAGCAGAAGGCCGCCGCTGCCCAGCAGGCGGGGCGCTTTGCCGAGGAGATTACCGCCATCGAGATCCCGCGCCGCAAGCAGACGCCGCTGATCTTCGACCAGGACGAGCACCTGCGCGAAACCAGCCTCGAGAAGCTGGCGAGCCTGTCCACACCGTTTCGCGACGGCGGCAGCGTGACCGCCGGCAATGCCTCCGGCGTCAATGACGGCGCCGCCGCCATGCTGGTGGCAAGCGCCGCTGCGGTGGAGCAGCACGGCCTCACGCCGATGGCGAAGATCCTTGGCATGGCCACCGCCGGCGTCGAGCCGCGGATCATGGGCTATGGCCCGGTGCCCGCGGTGAAAAAGCTGCTCGAGCGTACCGGCGTGTCGCTCGACGAGATCGACGTGATCGAGTTGAACGAGGCGTTCGCCGCCCAAGCGCTCGCCTGCATGCGCGACCTGGGGCTCAAGGACGACGACCCGCGGGTCAACCCCAACGGCGGCGCCATTGCGCTTGGCCATCCGCTGGGCATGTCCGGTGCGCGCCTGATGCTGACCGCCGCCCATGAGCTGCAGAAGACCGGCAAGCGCTATGCCCTGTGCACTATGTGCGTGGGCGTGGGGCAGGGTATCGCTACGCTGATCGAGCGGGCCTAA